In Cyanobacteriota bacterium, the following proteins share a genomic window:
- a CDS encoding HAD-IC family P-type ATPase: protein MSIQDPLQAYHALSDSEIQEKFGTSIDSGLTPEDIARRYEQYGWNELQLKPGKPAWLKFLLQFHQPLLYILLLAGAVKAFLGSWTNAAVIWGVTLINAIIGYVQEAKAEGAIASLAKAVTTETTVLREGQPLRIPSRELVPGDLVLLASGDKVPADLRLLQVRNLQVDESALTGESVPVDKSTQVLPVDTPLAERRNMAYAGSFVTFGQGRGIVVATANATEVGKISQSMDSRVSLSTPLTRKFEKFSRTLLYVILTLAT, encoded by the coding sequence ATGTCCATTCAAGATCCTTTACAGGCTTATCATGCACTGTCTGACTCAGAAATCCAAGAAAAGTTTGGCACCAGCATAGATAGCGGCTTAACCCCTGAGGACATAGCGCGTCGCTATGAACAGTATGGCTGGAATGAATTACAGCTAAAGCCTGGAAAACCTGCATGGCTCAAGTTCTTGCTGCAATTCCATCAGCCGCTTCTCTACATCTTGCTTTTAGCCGGAGCAGTCAAGGCATTTCTGGGTTCCTGGACTAATGCAGCCGTAATTTGGGGAGTTACCCTCATCAACGCAATCATTGGCTATGTGCAAGAAGCTAAGGCAGAAGGAGCGATCGCTTCCCTAGCCAAAGCCGTCACTACCGAAACTACTGTCTTGCGTGAGGGACAACCCCTGCGAATTCCCTCACGGGAGTTAGTGCCAGGGGACTTGGTTTTGTTGGCCTCTGGGGATAAGGTTCCGGCAGACTTACGATTGTTGCAGGTTCGCAACCTCCAGGTGGATGAGTCAGCCCTGACAGGAGAATCGGTTCCTGTCGATAAATCAACCCAAGTGCTTCCGGTTGACACACCCCTTGCCGAACGACGCAACATGGCCTACGCGGGTAGTTTTGTCACCTTTGGTCAGGGACGAGGCATTGTTGTGGCTACAGCTAATGCTACAGAGGTGGGCAAGATTTCTCAGTCAATGGACAGTCGAGTTAGTCTGAGCACACCCCTAACCCGCAAGTTTGAAAAATTCAGTCGTACCCTGCTTTATGTCATCCTGACTCTGGCAACCT